In Aquiflexum balticum DSM 16537, a single genomic region encodes these proteins:
- a CDS encoding efflux RND transporter permease subunit — MLNNIIKFFLENKLITVILLVLVVAWGIVTAPFNWNTGFLPNDPVPVDAIPDIGENQQIVFTDWMGRSPQDVEDQITYPLTTSLLGLPGVKSIRSTSMFGFSSIYIIFEEDVEFYWSRSRILEKLNSLSSGLLPDGVQPKLGPDATGLGQVYFYTLEGRDEKGNPAGGWDLHELRSIQDYYVRYGLAGTEGVAEVASIGGHVKEYQVDLDPVAMKAHDVSMMQVMNAIKQSNLDIGANTMEINQVEFIVRGLGYVKSLEDIEKAVVKVSNNVPLRIKDIAKVNIGPASRAERAILDKGGAEAVGGVVVARYGDNPLQVIDAIKEKIIEISPGLPTKTLEDGTISKVTIVPFYDRSGLIKETLSTLNEAISLQILITIIVIMVMVYNLRASLLISALLPLAVLMCFIMMKYFGVDANIVALSGIAIAIGTMVDLGIILNENILRHLEESDDKKSKLQIIYDATAEVSSAILTAVMTTIVSFLPVFTLQAAEGKLFGPLAYTKTFALIAALIFTLVFMPAFAHWVFGAKVKSKNYRTILNFLMAFSGFVLLFYFS; from the coding sequence ATGTTAAATAATATTATAAAGTTTTTTCTCGAAAACAAACTGATCACAGTCATTCTACTAGTGCTTGTTGTAGCATGGGGAATTGTTACGGCACCATTCAATTGGAATACAGGATTTCTGCCAAATGATCCTGTTCCGGTGGATGCCATTCCTGATATCGGGGAAAATCAGCAAATCGTCTTTACAGATTGGATGGGGCGTTCCCCCCAAGATGTAGAGGATCAGATCACTTATCCCTTGACCACTTCCCTCTTGGGTTTACCTGGTGTAAAGTCTATCAGGAGTACCTCTATGTTTGGGTTTTCTTCCATTTACATCATTTTTGAGGAGGATGTAGAATTTTACTGGAGTCGTTCCAGAATTTTAGAAAAGCTTAATTCACTTTCTTCAGGCTTATTGCCAGATGGGGTACAGCCAAAGCTTGGTCCTGACGCGACAGGATTGGGTCAGGTTTATTTTTATACCTTGGAAGGCAGGGATGAAAAAGGGAATCCTGCAGGAGGTTGGGATTTACATGAACTGAGAAGCATACAGGATTATTATGTTCGATATGGCTTGGCTGGTACCGAAGGCGTAGCTGAAGTAGCCAGCATCGGCGGGCATGTGAAGGAGTATCAAGTGGATTTGGATCCTGTAGCCATGAAGGCACACGATGTTTCCATGATGCAGGTGATGAATGCCATCAAGCAATCCAACCTGGACATTGGTGCCAATACCATGGAAATCAATCAGGTGGAGTTCATCGTCCGTGGTTTGGGCTATGTGAAGTCTTTGGAAGACATTGAAAAAGCTGTGGTGAAGGTCAGCAACAATGTTCCTTTGCGTATCAAAGACATCGCAAAAGTCAATATCGGCCCTGCTAGTCGGGCTGAAAGGGCGATATTGGATAAAGGCGGTGCTGAGGCTGTGGGTGGGGTAGTGGTGGCTAGATATGGAGATAATCCCCTACAGGTCATCGATGCCATTAAAGAAAAAATTATCGAGATCTCTCCAGGTCTTCCTACCAAAACGCTTGAAGATGGGACCATTTCTAAGGTTACAATTGTGCCTTTTTATGACCGTTCCGGTCTAATAAAAGAGACTTTGAGTACTCTGAATGAAGCAATCAGTCTTCAAATCCTAATTACTATTATCGTAATTATGGTGATGGTCTACAACCTTAGGGCTTCTTTATTGATTTCCGCACTATTGCCATTAGCGGTTCTAATGTGTTTTATCATGATGAAGTATTTTGGGGTGGATGCCAATATAGTGGCGCTTTCCGGTATAGCAATCGCAATCGGAACCATGGTGGATTTGGGAATTATTTTGAATGAAAATATACTACGTCATCTTGAAGAATCAGATGATAAAAAGTCCAAACTCCAGATAATCTATGATGCTACAGCTGAGGTTAGTTCCGCTATTCTTACTGCAGTAATGACCACCATCGTCAGTTTCTTGCCGGTATTTACACTTCAAGCAGCTGAAGGCAAACTCTTTGGACCTTTGGCTTATACAAAGACTTTTGCCTTAATAGCGGCTTTGATCTTTACTTTGGTATTTATGCCTGCCTTTGCGCATTGGGTATTCGGCGCTAAAGTCAAATCTAAGAATTACAGAACAATCCTCAATTTCCTGATGGCTTTTTCAGGCTTTGTTTTGCTCTTTTATTTTTCCTGA
- a CDS encoding HYC_CC_PP family protein encodes MKSFIKISLLVFYVFFNAGLSYSMHYCGDDFQRINVFAEYKTCCESNVPVPGCCDDVSNLELPNTDQQISDVLDFQPQIFEMLTFDAPYELPVFFTAIEEKTAFADSSPPILQNTPIYIFCQVFLI; translated from the coding sequence GTGAAGTCTTTTATCAAAATATCTCTCCTTGTATTCTATGTGTTTTTCAACGCAGGGTTGAGCTATTCCATGCATTATTGTGGAGATGACTTCCAAAGGATCAATGTATTTGCTGAGTACAAAACCTGCTGTGAGTCCAACGTGCCCGTGCCAGGTTGCTGTGATGATGTTTCTAATTTGGAGCTTCCCAATACAGATCAGCAAATTTCGGATGTTTTGGATTTTCAGCCTCAAATTTTTGAGATGCTTACTTTTGATGCTCCATATGAATTACCTGTTTTTTTTACAGCTATTGAAGAGAAAACAGCCTTTGCTGATTCCTCACCTCCAATATTACAAAACACGCCGATTTATATTTTTTGTCAGGTATTCCTGATATAA
- a CDS encoding ATP-binding protein translates to MESIEERFLKKIDSTSLDFIRSIIDKIHWEARLIGIKGPRGVGKTTLLLQYIKKNLPIDHTTLYVSLDNIWFAQNSLVDMVDHFVKRGGKYLFLDEVHKYPNWSIEIKNIYDDFPELKIVFTGSSMLEILNARADLSRRAVIYHIQGLSFREFMAIRTGHEFPIHSLEELIENHVSIAREVLQKVKPLEHFGAYLNHGYFPFFQEVPDLYHLRLEEVVNMTLEIELPLLRSVDISYIPKLKHLLHIISESVPFIPNVTKLSERIGINRNTLVSYLFFLQEAHLTKNLYKDIKGITQMQKPEKIYLENTNFQFAFTPKNADLGNLRETFFINQLSHAHTVEYVKDGDFKINGKYIFEVGGKNKTTEQIQGVKNSFIAADDIEYGNPKKIPLWLFGFLY, encoded by the coding sequence ATGGAATCCATCGAAGAAAGATTTTTGAAAAAGATCGATTCTACCAGCCTTGATTTTATCAGGAGTATAATCGATAAGATCCATTGGGAGGCAAGGTTGATCGGTATCAAAGGACCAAGGGGAGTCGGAAAAACAACCCTTTTACTTCAATACATTAAGAAAAACCTACCGATTGACCATACCACCTTATATGTGAGTTTGGACAATATCTGGTTTGCTCAAAACAGCCTGGTGGACATGGTAGATCATTTTGTCAAAAGAGGAGGTAAATACCTTTTCCTGGACGAGGTACACAAATACCCCAATTGGTCCATCGAAATCAAAAACATCTACGATGACTTTCCTGAGTTGAAGATTGTGTTTACAGGTTCTTCTATGCTGGAAATCCTGAATGCAAGAGCCGACCTCAGCCGGCGGGCAGTGATTTACCACATACAAGGATTGTCTTTCAGGGAGTTTATGGCAATCAGGACGGGACACGAATTTCCTATTCACAGCTTGGAAGAGCTGATTGAAAACCATGTTTCCATTGCAAGAGAAGTATTGCAAAAAGTAAAACCTTTGGAGCATTTTGGCGCATATCTGAACCATGGCTACTTCCCCTTCTTTCAGGAAGTGCCGGACTTGTACCACTTGCGCTTGGAAGAAGTGGTGAATATGACCTTGGAGATAGAGTTGCCGCTGCTGCGGAGTGTGGATATTTCATACATTCCCAAGTTGAAGCACCTGCTGCATATCATTTCCGAGTCGGTGCCATTTATTCCAAATGTAACCAAACTTAGCGAGCGCATAGGCATCAACCGAAACACTTTGGTGAGTTATCTCTTTTTCCTGCAAGAGGCCCATTTGACCAAAAACCTCTACAAAGACATCAAGGGAATTACCCAAATGCAAAAGCCGGAAAAGATCTACCTGGAAAACACCAATTTCCAGTTTGCTTTCACTCCAAAAAACGCTGACTTGGGTAACTTGAGAGAGACTTTCTTTATCAATCAGCTTTCACATGCCCATACTGTGGAGTACGTGAAAGACGGTGATTTCAAGATTAATGGGAAATACATCTTTGAGGTAGGTGGAAAAAATAAAACCACAGAGCAAATCCAAGGTGTCAAAAATAGCTTTATTGCTGCCGATGACATCGAATACGGCAATCCCAAGAAGATTCCGCTTTGGTTGTTTGGGTTTTTGTATTGA
- a CDS encoding efflux RND transporter permease subunit, which yields MLAFAANQLIHHFFPQQTKEGQFKNQISMLIAVVAVSVLLAAEWRPLGLTQSVLVNFFFIGIVLGFVLGLFSLFIRFYSHMLKWCLEHAKIFFMMPVLIILFAANIWLGFNTVFGFIAKGFDQIGWNIRTTSPWSGLTHALPGMGKEFMPALNEGSFLLMPTSMPHSGVEANMQIVKQLDMLVQAIPEVEMVVGKAGRAESPLDPAPMSMYENIINYKTEYLQDDDAHKLRFKVDREGNYQVLVNEKNWWYDRSDGAIWDDDKNYMEEAQRRAVIRNISKYLVADEGRGQYFRQWRDEIRTPDDIWDEIQIRTSNIPGVTSAPKLQPIETRLVMLQTGMRAPMGMKVYGPDLETIENFSLKLENLLKEVPSVKAEAVFADRSLGKPYMEIDLDRTQLGRYGLNIADVQEFIEVAIGGMTLSTTVEGRERYAIRARYAREYRDDPEALRRILVSTPTGAQIPLGQLAEINYRPGPMMIRGENTFLVGYVLFDKKDGFAEGTVVDNAKDYIQQKISSGELEVPAGVSYTFSGSYENQIRAEKRLAIVIPLSLAVIFLILYFQFRSTAMVLMIFSAIAMAFSGGFLMLWLYGQGWFFDFDFLGTNMRELFQMRTFNLSVAVWVGFIALFGIATDDGVVMGTYLKQSFEKIQPENVKEVRKAVLEAGLKRVRPCLMTTATTLLALLPVLTSSGRGSDIMIPMAIPAFGGMTVALISLFIVPVLYGKYQEIKLKYAEAK from the coding sequence TTGTTGGCTTTTGCAGCCAATCAATTAATTCATCATTTCTTCCCACAGCAAACCAAAGAAGGCCAATTCAAAAATCAGATTTCCATGTTGATTGCTGTGGTGGCAGTTTCAGTGCTGTTGGCCGCAGAATGGAGACCTCTCGGATTGACACAATCAGTTCTGGTGAATTTCTTTTTTATTGGTATAGTGTTGGGTTTTGTATTGGGACTTTTTTCTCTGTTCATCCGCTTCTATTCCCACATGTTGAAATGGTGCTTGGAACACGCAAAGATTTTCTTCATGATGCCTGTCCTGATCATTCTCTTCGCCGCTAATATTTGGTTGGGCTTCAATACTGTTTTCGGTTTTATAGCCAAAGGATTTGACCAAATTGGGTGGAATATCCGAACTACATCACCTTGGTCAGGACTTACGCATGCCCTTCCGGGAATGGGTAAGGAATTTATGCCTGCCTTGAACGAGGGTTCATTCCTATTGATGCCAACTTCCATGCCACACTCAGGCGTTGAGGCCAATATGCAAATTGTCAAGCAATTGGACATGCTGGTACAGGCCATTCCTGAGGTAGAAATGGTGGTAGGAAAGGCAGGTAGGGCAGAAAGTCCATTGGATCCAGCGCCTATGTCCATGTATGAAAATATCATCAATTACAAAACAGAATACTTGCAAGATGATGATGCCCACAAACTCAGATTCAAAGTGGACAGAGAGGGAAATTATCAAGTGCTGGTAAATGAAAAAAACTGGTGGTACGATCGTAGTGATGGAGCGATTTGGGATGATGACAAGAATTACATGGAAGAAGCCCAAAGAAGGGCGGTGATTCGGAATATTTCCAAATACCTGGTTGCTGATGAAGGAAGAGGACAATATTTCCGTCAGTGGAGAGATGAAATACGCACACCAGATGATATTTGGGATGAAATCCAGATCAGGACTTCCAATATTCCTGGTGTAACCTCTGCGCCAAAGTTGCAGCCCATCGAGACACGTTTGGTGATGTTGCAGACGGGCATGCGTGCTCCAATGGGCATGAAAGTATATGGACCTGATTTGGAAACCATCGAAAACTTTAGCCTTAAACTGGAAAACCTACTTAAAGAAGTCCCTTCTGTAAAAGCAGAAGCTGTTTTTGCTGACCGTTCCTTGGGTAAGCCTTATATGGAGATAGACTTGGATAGGACGCAATTGGGCAGGTATGGGCTGAATATTGCTGATGTGCAGGAATTTATAGAAGTAGCGATCGGAGGGATGACGCTAAGTACCACTGTTGAGGGAAGAGAGAGATATGCCATTCGAGCCAGATATGCGAGAGAGTATAGAGATGACCCTGAGGCATTGAGGAGAATTTTGGTCAGTACCCCAACAGGAGCACAGATTCCGTTGGGGCAATTGGCTGAAATTAATTATCGCCCAGGTCCAATGATGATTAGGGGAGAAAACACCTTCTTGGTAGGCTATGTTCTTTTTGACAAAAAAGATGGTTTTGCTGAAGGAACAGTAGTGGATAATGCCAAAGACTATATTCAACAAAAAATATCTTCGGGAGAATTGGAAGTTCCTGCCGGTGTTTCCTACACCTTTTCAGGAAGCTATGAAAATCAAATCCGTGCGGAAAAACGCTTGGCAATTGTGATCCCGCTTTCATTAGCTGTAATATTCCTGATTTTGTATTTCCAGTTTAGGTCAACAGCCATGGTATTGATGATTTTTTCCGCCATTGCGATGGCCTTTTCGGGAGGGTTTTTGATGCTTTGGTTGTATGGTCAGGGTTGGTTCTTTGATTTCGATTTCCTGGGTACCAACATGCGGGAGCTCTTCCAAATGCGCACCTTCAATCTTTCTGTGGCAGTTTGGGTTGGTTTTATAGCCCTCTTTGGAATTGCCACGGATGACGGGGTAGTTATGGGTACCTATCTCAAACAAAGTTTCGAAAAAATCCAGCCTGAAAATGTGAAAGAAGTCCGCAAGGCAGTATTGGAAGCCGGATTGAAAAGGGTAAGGCCTTGTCTGATGACCACAGCAACGACTTTGCTGGCTTTGCTTCCTGTATTGACAAGTTCAGGTAGAGGTTCCGACATCATGATCCCAATGGCTATTCCGGCTTTTGGTGGGATGACGGTGGCACTTATTTCACTGTTTATTGTGCCGGTTCTTTATGGAAAGTATCAAGAAATAAAGTTGAAATATGCTGAAGCGAAATAA
- a CDS encoding DUF2911 domain-containing protein: protein MYIKHYTLIAASLIIISCSSNKTEEKEIVKGEHAQHDPSAHAGPSNSKSPRTAAMANIGSNHVHIDYSAPSVRGRQIFGGLVAYNEVWVTGAHSATSISFSEDIRLDGKTISKGKYALFTIPGEDEWVVIINKNWDQHLADDYDESKDVIRITISPEKLQDQVEQLNFKVENLGNKNGQIVFQWSDIEIQIPFESI, encoded by the coding sequence ATGTACATCAAACATTACACCCTAATCGCAGCTTCACTAATCATCATTTCCTGTTCTTCCAATAAGACTGAGGAGAAAGAAATTGTAAAAGGCGAACATGCACAACATGACCCTAGTGCCCATGCAGGGCCTTCAAATTCCAAAAGTCCGAGGACTGCGGCTATGGCAAATATTGGATCCAATCATGTGCATATAGATTATTCTGCTCCGAGTGTCAGAGGAAGGCAGATATTTGGGGGATTGGTGGCGTACAATGAAGTTTGGGTGACAGGGGCACATTCGGCAACCAGTATTTCTTTTTCTGAGGACATACGTCTTGATGGGAAAACTATTTCTAAAGGGAAATACGCTCTTTTTACCATTCCAGGAGAGGATGAATGGGTTGTAATCATCAATAAAAATTGGGATCAACACCTGGCTGATGACTATGACGAAAGCAAAGATGTAATCCGGATTACAATAAGTCCTGAAAAGTTACAGGATCAAGTTGAACAGTTGAATTTCAAGGTGGAAAATTTGGGAAATAAGAATGGCCAAATTGTATTCCAATGGAGTGATATTGAAATTCAGATACCCTTTGAATCCATTTAA
- a CDS encoding SDR family oxidoreductase has translation MSYTEGMLKEGALKGKTILVTGGGTGLGKSMGEYFLKLGANLVITSRKLEVLEGTAKEMESSTGGKVLPLACDVRDIDQVEKMFADAVAHFGKVDVVLNNAAGNFISPTERLSTNAFNTVLDIVLKGTSNVTLTAGKHWIKEKQPGTFLNIVTTYAWTGSGYVVPSAAAKAGVLALTRSLAVEWAKYKIRSNAIAPGPFPTEGAWSRLLPGDLVKKFDPAKKVPVGRVGDHQELANLAAYLVSDFSAYVNGEVVTIDGGEWLMGAGEFNNLDMIPQEMWDMMEASRGKKG, from the coding sequence ATGTCATATACTGAAGGAATGCTCAAAGAAGGAGCATTAAAAGGAAAAACAATACTCGTTACAGGTGGTGGAACCGGCCTTGGAAAATCCATGGGTGAATATTTTTTGAAACTTGGGGCGAATTTGGTTATTACCAGTAGAAAACTGGAAGTATTGGAAGGTACAGCCAAAGAAATGGAATCTTCGACAGGTGGAAAGGTTCTTCCTTTGGCCTGTGATGTAAGGGATATAGATCAGGTTGAAAAAATGTTTGCGGATGCGGTAGCTCACTTTGGAAAAGTGGATGTAGTACTGAACAATGCAGCAGGTAATTTTATCAGTCCTACAGAAAGGCTTTCAACAAATGCCTTCAATACTGTGCTCGATATTGTATTGAAAGGTACATCTAACGTTACTTTGACAGCAGGTAAGCATTGGATTAAGGAAAAGCAACCCGGCACATTCCTGAATATTGTCACCACTTATGCCTGGACAGGTTCTGGATATGTAGTTCCGAGTGCTGCAGCGAAAGCAGGTGTACTGGCCTTGACACGCTCCTTGGCAGTGGAATGGGCAAAATATAAAATCCGTTCCAACGCAATCGCTCCAGGCCCTTTTCCTACTGAAGGTGCATGGAGCAGGTTATTACCGGGAGATCTTGTCAAAAAATTTGATCCTGCCAAGAAAGTCCCTGTTGGAAGGGTAGGCGATCATCAGGAATTGGCCAATTTGGCAGCCTATTTGGTTTCTGACTTTTCTGCCTATGTGAATGGGGAGGTGGTTACCATTGATGGCGGTGAATGGTTGATGGGAGCAGGGGAATTTAATAACTTGGATATGATACCTCAGGAAATGTGGGATATGATGGAGGCTTCCAGGGGAAAAAAGGGATGA
- a CDS encoding four helix bundle protein has translation MEEKKKFIPLKDLEIYQLSRKLSKIAWKIYCRLSYPEKKVWGDQMLDSVDSVGANIAEGYGRFHYLEKIHFYFISRASLSEGKEHWLDLGLERGIVTTVEWDEICIIHTPLQIKLNNTITKTYESKKGGKNEKL, from the coding sequence ATGGAAGAAAAAAAGAAGTTTATACCTCTAAAGGATTTGGAGATATACCAATTGTCTAGAAAGCTTTCGAAGATTGCTTGGAAAATATATTGTCGACTTTCTTACCCAGAAAAGAAGGTTTGGGGAGATCAGATGTTGGATTCTGTCGATTCTGTTGGGGCCAATATTGCAGAAGGTTATGGAAGATTCCATTACTTGGAAAAGATTCATTTTTATTTTATTTCCAGAGCATCTTTATCGGAAGGTAAAGAACACTGGTTGGATTTAGGGTTGGAGAGAGGAATAGTCACTACTGTGGAGTGGGATGAAATATGTATTATTCATACGCCCCTTCAAATCAAATTGAACAATACCATCACAAAAACCTACGAGTCTAAGAAAGGAGGGAAGAATGAAAAATTGTAA
- a CDS encoding efflux RND transporter periplasmic adaptor subunit, translating to MKQRKNIIIIIIGCLFFGAVAGWMIRGGGEEHPAEEHTHIDEDGVEYTCSMHPQIRQNEPGQCPLCGMALTPVSNKKGGASSPFVLEITPEAVALSNVQTTRVKSGSGSGKLTLTGKIQVNEQRVKSLTANYSGRVDQLFINFTGQEVQRGQKLATLYSPELVNAQKELLETAKIKDRQLALYQATKEKLRLWKISEEQIAAIESSGQVQTQFDVFADVAGVVTAKNVALGDFVNRGTTMFEIVDLSNVWVMLDAYESDLGAIRKGDDLSFQVSAYPGKEFKAKVNYIDPVLNPETRTVGVRAEAVNRNFELKPEMFVSATISTSRTGQSGLIIPKTAILWTGPRSVVYVQKGNNEAPAFEMREIEIGARVGDDYLVLSGLEEGEQVVSNGVFAIDAAAQLSGNYSMMIRPEVKTIDTPEEFREQLTAFVQSYLPIKDALVKTDAEATQKTISPAKSNLVKVDMKLLEGKAHDIWMELLRPIQSSLDKIAQTSDVEEQRKHFETLSDNLIEAVEYFGVVEDTIYRQYCPMAFRDQGAYWLSGEKEIRNPYFGDKMLTCGEVKGTYQPGKRVISESKPEVQVGHNH from the coding sequence ATGAAACAGAGAAAAAATATAATTATCATCATCATCGGCTGCCTTTTCTTTGGAGCTGTTGCGGGTTGGATGATCCGCGGGGGTGGGGAAGAACATCCTGCAGAGGAACATACCCATATTGACGAGGACGGAGTGGAATATACCTGTTCCATGCATCCACAAATCCGTCAAAATGAACCTGGACAATGTCCGCTTTGTGGTATGGCACTTACACCAGTAAGTAATAAAAAAGGTGGAGCGTCCAGTCCATTTGTACTGGAAATAACCCCCGAAGCAGTTGCGCTCTCTAATGTACAGACAACCAGGGTAAAATCAGGTTCGGGTTCAGGGAAACTTACCCTGACAGGAAAAATACAAGTCAACGAGCAGCGGGTAAAAAGCCTCACAGCCAATTATTCAGGTCGAGTCGATCAGTTATTCATCAACTTTACCGGCCAGGAAGTTCAAAGAGGGCAAAAGTTAGCAACTCTGTACTCCCCTGAGTTGGTCAATGCGCAAAAGGAACTTTTGGAAACTGCCAAGATCAAGGATAGGCAACTGGCATTGTATCAAGCCACGAAAGAAAAGTTGAGATTATGGAAAATTTCAGAAGAGCAGATTGCTGCTATTGAAAGTTCAGGACAAGTTCAAACTCAATTTGATGTCTTTGCGGATGTCGCTGGGGTAGTTACAGCCAAAAATGTTGCTTTGGGCGATTTTGTGAACAGGGGCACCACAATGTTTGAGATTGTTGATTTAAGTAATGTTTGGGTGATGTTGGATGCTTACGAATCTGATTTGGGTGCAATCCGCAAAGGTGATGATTTAAGCTTCCAAGTATCTGCTTATCCAGGGAAAGAGTTCAAAGCCAAAGTGAATTATATAGATCCAGTACTAAACCCCGAGACCAGAACAGTTGGTGTACGTGCAGAAGCGGTCAACCGTAATTTTGAGCTTAAACCTGAAATGTTTGTCTCTGCCACAATTTCTACCTCAAGAACTGGTCAATCAGGTTTGATAATCCCAAAGACTGCTATTCTTTGGACAGGTCCAAGATCAGTTGTCTATGTGCAGAAAGGCAATAATGAGGCTCCGGCTTTTGAAATGCGGGAGATAGAAATTGGAGCCAGAGTTGGAGATGATTACTTGGTTTTATCAGGTTTGGAAGAGGGGGAGCAAGTAGTGAGTAATGGTGTTTTTGCCATCGATGCGGCTGCTCAATTAAGTGGAAATTACAGCATGATGATAAGACCTGAAGTAAAGACAATCGATACACCGGAAGAGTTCAGGGAGCAATTGACTGCATTTGTGCAGAGCTATTTACCAATCAAAGACGCTTTGGTGAAAACTGATGCTGAGGCTACGCAGAAAACCATTAGTCCAGCCAAATCCAATTTGGTTAAAGTGGATATGAAACTTTTGGAAGGGAAAGCACATGACATTTGGATGGAATTGCTAAGACCTATTCAAAGCAGTTTGGATAAAATTGCTCAAACTTCCGATGTGGAGGAACAAAGGAAGCATTTTGAGACATTATCTGATAACTTAATCGAAGCTGTAGAATACTTTGGGGTGGTGGAAGACACTATTTATAGACAATATTGTCCCATGGCATTTAGAGATCAAGGGGCTTATTGGCTGAGTGGAGAAAAAGAAATCCGTAATCCTTATTTTGGAGATAAGATGTTGACCTGTGGTGAGGTTAAGGGAACTTATCAGCCTGGGAAAAGGGTGATTTCTGAATCTAAACCCGAGGTGCAGGTGGGGCATAATCACTAG
- a CDS encoding TolC family protein — translation MLKIISILFLLISTIFQTEAQSLDQYLEEATENNPGIQSSFKQYQASLERTNQVSLDNPQLNIGVFTRPMELLMGNQRAEASVMQMFPWFGMLKTQKDEATLMAEARYEEFRQQRNVLLYQVKETYFQLQQLQNTIDITASNLEILKSLEELAIIRYQGGNTSEAVSSVSAAVRRPVLSSQQSAGDDGMGMAGAVSSSSSRTSSSGASSMSSMGSGGGSGKLTDVLRLQVQIKALESDLQQMEVDKRPLMAKFNQLLGRESNELVNIEPTISTEKELGWNIAFLEEVLETNPILLMLEKEGLAFQKQGEMAKLEGKPMFGLGLNYMMFSPRPEMGVPGGMNGMDYMPAGMGNNMLMPMATMTLPIYRKKYKAMEAESKIYWEANEMQKEDLQRNLETEFESILASIQDANRKIKLLEEQIELTEQTMELSVTSYATEGSSFEEILSIQRELLEFRLNLLNTKIEREIQFAKLETLVGF, via the coding sequence ATGCTAAAAATTATTTCAATTTTATTTCTACTTATTTCTACCATATTTCAAACAGAAGCCCAATCATTAGATCAATATCTTGAAGAAGCCACTGAAAACAACCCAGGAATTCAATCTTCCTTTAAACAGTATCAAGCTAGCCTTGAAAGGACAAATCAGGTCAGTTTAGATAATCCTCAATTAAATATAGGTGTCTTTACAAGGCCTATGGAGTTGTTGATGGGGAATCAGCGGGCGGAAGCTTCGGTTATGCAGATGTTCCCTTGGTTTGGGATGTTGAAGACTCAAAAAGATGAAGCAACTTTGATGGCAGAAGCCAGATATGAGGAGTTCAGACAACAGCGCAATGTGCTGCTGTATCAGGTAAAGGAAACCTATTTTCAGTTGCAGCAACTACAAAACACCATCGATATTACAGCTTCCAATCTGGAGATTTTGAAGTCTTTGGAAGAGTTGGCCATCATCCGCTATCAGGGAGGGAATACTTCCGAAGCTGTATCCTCTGTTTCTGCTGCTGTGAGAAGGCCGGTATTGTCAAGTCAGCAAAGTGCCGGCGATGATGGAATGGGCATGGCAGGAGCTGTATCTTCATCATCTTCGAGGACTTCTTCTTCAGGAGCTTCCTCCATGTCCAGCATGGGTTCAGGTGGAGGTTCAGGGAAACTTACCGATGTGTTGCGACTTCAAGTTCAGATCAAGGCATTGGAAAGTGATTTACAGCAAATGGAAGTGGATAAAAGACCATTGATGGCAAAGTTCAATCAATTGCTTGGGCGTGAAAGTAATGAACTGGTGAATATTGAACCGACGATTTCTACAGAAAAGGAATTGGGTTGGAATATTGCTTTTTTAGAAGAGGTTTTAGAAACCAACCCCATATTGCTGATGCTGGAAAAAGAAGGTTTGGCATTCCAAAAGCAAGGAGAAATGGCCAAACTGGAGGGTAAACCCATGTTTGGTTTGGGCCTGAACTACATGATGTTTTCTCCAAGACCTGAAATGGGAGTACCCGGTGGAATGAATGGTATGGACTATATGCCTGCCGGAATGGGCAACAATATGTTGATGCCAATGGCCACTATGACTTTACCCATTTACCGAAAAAAATACAAAGCTATGGAAGCCGAATCCAAAATATATTGGGAAGCCAATGAAATGCAAAAGGAAGATTTGCAAAGAAATCTAGAAACAGAATTTGAAAGCATTCTAGCATCTATCCAAGATGCCAACAGAAAAATCAAACTCTTGGAAGAGCAGATTGAATTGACTGAGCAAACTATGGAACTATCGGTCACTTCATATGCGACGGAGGGAAGTTCCTTCGAGGAAATTCTCAGCATTCAAAGGGAGTTATTGGAATTTAGGTTGAATTTGCTGAATACTAAAATTGAAAGAGAAATTCAGTTTGCTAAGTTGGAGACTTTGGTTGGTTTCTAA